The following coding sequences are from one Candidatus Peregrinibacteria bacterium window:
- a CDS encoding polysaccharide deacetylase family protein has product MKNSPNKRVCLYFQVHQPYRLAECSFFKKRGEVDHFAGPEKYRNRDIFEKVARKCYIPATKLFLELVKKYPEFRVSYSISGVFLEQCEEYQELGKEILDLFRKLAETGQVEFFAETYFHSLSFLYSKEEFAEQIKLHMKKIKQLFGYTPKVFRNTEFIYNNEIGEFIRQMGFKGMLVEGWDHFLRGQNPHEILGAYPVPIHPEDTKIAQTFSLSKKSEKVLPLLLKNYKLSDDLAFRFSDRNWSEYPLNAPKFATWIDQIYGETINLFMDYETIGEHQWEDTGIFEIFRHLPEELLKRNIGFHTPSEAIKHLPIRGTYDVPHYLSWADTERNLSAWLENDIQKSALEALSECEKLFHPHKKSRKKEVQKLLHDFRKMQTSDHLYYMSTKYWNDGDVHKYFSAFESPYEAYIHFMNTLRMMKEQFVEITLSAKRKVQNTK; this is encoded by the coding sequence ATGAAAAATTCTCCCAATAAACGCGTTTGTCTTTACTTTCAAGTTCATCAGCCATATCGACTGGCAGAATGTTCATTTTTTAAAAAACGAGGAGAAGTTGACCATTTTGCGGGTCCGGAGAAGTATCGCAATCGGGATATTTTCGAAAAAGTAGCGAGAAAATGTTACATTCCTGCGACGAAACTTTTTTTGGAGCTTGTGAAAAAATATCCAGAATTCCGAGTGTCATACTCAATTTCTGGAGTTTTCCTTGAACAGTGTGAAGAATATCAAGAACTCGGAAAAGAAATTCTCGACTTGTTTCGAAAATTAGCTGAAACGGGTCAGGTGGAATTTTTTGCAGAAACATATTTTCATTCGCTTTCGTTTCTCTATTCCAAAGAAGAATTTGCAGAGCAAATCAAACTTCACATGAAGAAAATCAAACAACTTTTTGGATACACTCCAAAAGTCTTTCGAAATACGGAATTTATTTACAATAACGAAATCGGAGAATTTATCCGCCAAATGGGATTTAAGGGAATGCTTGTCGAGGGATGGGATCATTTCCTCAGAGGACAAAATCCTCATGAAATTCTCGGCGCATATCCAGTTCCAATTCATCCAGAAGATACGAAAATTGCACAAACTTTTTCTCTTTCGAAAAAATCGGAGAAAGTGCTGCCGCTTCTTCTGAAAAATTACAAACTCTCGGATGATCTCGCTTTTCGGTTTAGCGATCGAAATTGGTCAGAATATCCGCTGAATGCACCAAAATTTGCGACTTGGATCGATCAAATTTATGGCGAAACGATCAATCTCTTCATGGACTATGAAACTATTGGAGAACATCAATGGGAAGATACGGGAATATTTGAAATTTTTCGGCATCTTCCCGAAGAACTTTTGAAAAGAAACATCGGATTTCACACGCCTTCCGAAGCGATAAAACATCTTCCTATCCGCGGAACGTATGATGTCCCGCACTATCTTTCTTGGGCAGATACCGAACGGAATCTTTCCGCATGGCTTGAAAATGATATTCAAAAATCCGCACTCGAAGCACTTTCTGAATGTGAAAAACTTTTTCATCCCCACAAAAAATCTCGGAAAAAAGAAGTCCAAAAACTTTTGCACGATTTTCGAAAAATGCAAACCTCCGATCACCTCTATTACATGTCTACGAAATATTGGAATGATGGCGATGTGCATAAATATTTTTCCGCATTTGAATCTCCGTATGAAGCGTATATCCATTTCATGAATACGCTTCGAATGATGAAAGAACAGTTTGTTGAAATTACTCTAAGCGCAAAGCGAAAAGTACAAAATACAAAATAG